The genomic DNA CCCCCTAgcaaaaataatatcaataataatcCCTGAGGCTGCTTTCTGCAATTGGTGCTGCTGAGTCTATAGGCCAAAACTAATGCTTAATTGTTGCTCGGCTGGGACACCATTCACCAATTTCTTTGTATGGTCTCGTTCTCACATGAACTACATCAGGATAATTCATATGATTTCATGTCCACTTTTAAAGCCCTCTAAAAACCCTCTTCCCAACAAGAGAATGCATCAATTTTCAATTATCCGTAACCCCAGTCCATAAAACTAAGTTCCATTCCTCTTAATACCATAAACATATGCAAAATTGTAAAAAGCTTCTTTACAAATATGATTGACATGCATAAATTAATGCCTTCAAGAAATTTCTATGATCCCTTTTGAGGTCTCAAAAGCATGGCGACCCAATTATGGAATACATACATGGGTAATCCCAACAGGTAACAATCTATGTAAAGAAGACTATCAATTGCTGTTTGTGCTATCAATTTAAATGCAAATTCTGCaaaaggataattttttttttttttttccttttgatagGCAATCGAAATAACATTAAAAGTGTAAGATGCCTCAAgatacacagaaagtatacaagagaaaacacctagctagctagaaaaagaacataaacataagaaaatcatgaattcTGAAAAAGGATAAAATAAATATCTTATCATATGAACGCAGCTGAATTTTCAATGCCAGaactagaaattaaatgaaGAGCATCCAActagaaagaagagaaaggcCAAGTCAAAACGACTGAAGATTGAGGCCAATGATGACCTTCTCAATACATCAATGTCTGACTTCCGAATACCATAACTATGTTGCATTTCAATGTAAAACAGAGTCAGATATGCATTGCCAACTATGCAAATCCGTATCCAACAAAACTAGATTaccaactctttttttttgataagtaaaactttcatagaaaacataaaagaccaaaaacGTCTCCACAAGACATCAAACAACATCCAAATTCAAGGAAAAAGTCAGCAACAAAAACATATCAAAATTCTTTAACATAAGAATCTAATCGAACACATACCACAAGCTAAAATAGCACGCAATAGCAAAAGATAACAAGACCAACCATCTTCCCTCCAAAGCTGTTCATATTCCAAGCTGAACTACCTCACAGTGACAATGTCATCGATCTTCAAGATCATCCTCACGCACTCCGTCGCCAGGGTGATCGCACTCGTGCTCACAAGCAGCGGCTGCACCACATTCTCCTCCAAGATATTAGTAATCTGCCCCTTCCTCACATTAATCCCAGCATTGATCTCCCCCTGCGCATGCCGGTTCCTCAGCTCCGTCACAATGGCAATCGGATTCAACCCGGCATTCTCAGCCAATGTATAGGGAATCACTTCAAGCGCCTCGGCAAACGACCGAACACAATAACCCTCCATCCCGTGCAGCACCTTTGCCCAAGCACCCAACTGCCTCGACAGCTCAATCTCTGGAGCCCCGCCACCTGCAATCAAAAACCGCTTATTCACCAAGCACCTAACCACACACAGAGCGTCGTGCAAGCTCCTCTCCGCCTCATCAAGCACCAGCTGGTTCGACCCACGAACCAGCACCGTGGTGGTCCGACCCATGTCCTTAATCCCCGTAATCTTCACAATCTTCCCATCCCCAACAGTAGTCTCCTCAACAAGATCCGCATACCCCAATTTCTCGACCCGGAAATGCTCAATGTTTGCAATGGGCAAACAATTCAAAGTCTTGGTGATAAACTCAATCTCGTCACGCTCCACATCCTTGACCACCAAAATCTTCGCCTTGGCGAGATAATGCAGCGACAAATCGGTCACGGCGTCGCGCAAAATGCTTTTCTGGATCAACAAGACATTGCACCCAGTCGCCTTGATCTTCTTAATCATTCCCAGAATGTACTGCCTCTCCTCCTTAAGTATCCGATCCATCTGGGCATAATCCGAAACGACGATACTCTGCTCGATATCAGTTTTCGGCGGTGAAATCTGGAACTGGATGACCGCAATCTTGGCGTTCTCCACCCGGGTGAGCCCTCCGGAAGCGTGGCTCACTTTTTTGTCGAAGACGAGGCCTTTGACGAGCTCGGTATCGTCAACGGTGCCGCCGAGCTTCTTGACGATCTTGACGTCCCGGAGGTCCACGATATCGGGCTTGGCCGGGTCGACGACGGAGAGGACAGCGTCGACAGCGAGCGGAGCGAGAAGAGTGGAGTATTGGCTGACAACCTTGCTGTTGAGGGAGGTGCTGGCAGACTTGACGAGAGAGTCGCGGTCGGAGAGCTCGACGGGGACAGCCATCGCCGAGAGAACCTCGACGGCCTTGGTGGCTGCCTTGTGGAGGGAGTCAGAGATGACAGTCGGGTGGATGCCGTGGGACAACAGGGAGAGGCAGTGACGGAGGAGTGCGCCCGCGATAACAACAACAGTGGTGGTGCCGTCACCAGCGGCGGAGTCCTGGGACTTGGAGAGCTCGACGAGCATCTTGGCGGCGGGCTGGAGGACCTCCATCTTGTTGAGGATGGTGGCGCCGTCGTTGGTGATGATGACCTCGCCAGAGGCCGTGGAGATCATCTTGTCCATGCCCCGGGGACCCAGGCTGGTGCGGACGGCCTCGGCGACGGCGCGTGCCGCCACAATGTTAGCTTGCCGGATGTCCTCCTTGCGCTTGTTGTCCACATACGACTCCGTCTTGGAGGATACCCTGGGGAGAGAAACGGAAGGGGACGCCATTGTATATGGCGACGATCGGGGGCTGAGGCTTcgaaaaccctaaccctaaccttaaagagagaaagagacagagagattGTAAATATGAGGGAGAGTTTCGATGAAAGTGAAAATGGAAATGGGGGTTTGATAgtggtgtgcgtgtgtgggAGGAAGAGAGTCAGTGAAAACCCTAGAGACTGAGGAAGCGGGAGAGGGTTCTGGAAGAGAAGGGGTTCGAGTTCGAGACAGATCAGAGGGAAACTTAAAACAGTAGTGCTATTTAGAAAATGAGCCCAAACGACATCGCTTCGAGATCttctcctttgtttttcttctttctttttcttttttttttttttttttttaaaggtatcagtttttataaaaattccTTATACCGattaaattttatgaatttattttctaacCGTTATCAAATGGATTTTAAATaagtaatataaatataaatataaaaaaattctgcTAGAGAGAGTCCGAACCACCtaaaactttttattaaatgggacatgtgtcattttttgatTAGTTGTAACATGAGAAGAGAATTATCAATGAACTGAATAATATctaaataattatattaaaagagtatttttatcttttttcacttttttgagATGAGAAATGAACTGGATCCCAATTCTGTAACATGGTAGtcctctttaataaaaaaattattaatataaatggAGGGTGATTACCCATCCATCCCATCCCTCTGCATTGACACTGAAATATGTTCCAAACTCAACAAATACACAAAAATAGGAAATAAGTAGCGGAAGATTTGGAGAAAGATTGACGTGTGTTTCAACACATCTTTCATAAATAACATTGGGCTACAAATGAATGTGGTGTACATCAAATACTTGGTCCTGAGTCCTGACTAGTGAAAGTTGTGTCACACTTTCCAGTTCAAGGAGGCAAAGGCTTTCTTCCACCATGCTTTCCTTTTTTACATGAGCAATTTCCCAAAACTGAGTAGCATAAATCGATCTAATTCTTTCTTGCGAGCAAGAATTTTCTATTCTAAGGTATACCTTATACAGCAGTAACTTATCTTCGATCTGAGACTGGCAGCATCTTCGTGTAAAAGTACAAGCCATATTTGCGTCTTCAGTGAATCTCTCTCCTTTAGCCTCCAAAGAATGTTTACCCTTCTAGATTAAGGATTCAATAAGGTCAGCATCAGCCATGGATTTTATGAACTCCAGCTTCCCTTCTAGTTGAAACTCCATgtcaagaaatatatatattgagggtTCACTAAGGTCAGCACCTGCTATAGATGTTATGAAAATCCAGTTCCCTTCTCTGGTTGCAACTCCATGTCCAGAAAGATTCGAACTCGATTCCGTTCCACCAAACCTTTCACTAGGGACTAGGGAGTTCTTTTGTTGGTGGGAAATAACAATAATTAGTTCTTGTAGTCAGTTTAACCCCACTTAGCACTGCGGGTTGAGGATCTTTTCCGATCTTTCTTTTTGCTCTTCTTTAGAAGCATAGACATATGGTCAATATCTGCGGGAGTTGATTGGCTCTCACCCTTCAACCACAGCAGAGCCTCAGCAGCGGCATCCTTTTCTGCGAGTTTCTTATTGCTGCAAGGTTGCCCGTCAAAATTCAACCCATTAAACATCACAGTGGAACGGAACTGGTTGTTTCTCAGCTGCCTTGTCTTGTAGGTGGGTGCTTCATGTCCTGCCCTGGCAAGCAGTGCCTGTAGCTGATTCTTTGAATTATCACCACCTCCACCACTCAAGAGGTTGCCTGGTAGTGGCTCTTTTGTAGTCTTCTTTGAGGGTGCTGCTACTTGGCGATTGAAGACAAATCTACCATTACACTGGTCCTCCGATACCAGCAATCTTACAGCCGACAGGAGCTCATTCTCTGATTGTACATCCAACTTAGGATCCAAAATCTGCCCACAAATATCAAATCAATGTACACATCAAcattggtgtatatatatatatatatatacacacgcaTACTAACAACCATGTGTGCTTTTGCATGTCAAGCattttcataataatatataatttattataatgtTCTTATAAATAAAGTAGTATCTAATAAACGTTTTGATAAAACTACTAACATTCTGTTTTATgatgcatataaaaaataaaaaattatcttttttgtcataatattttaacaaaagatGATCTACACCATTGACAGCATTCTTTTTTGGGTAAACAAAAACACTAGTTGCAATTATTAATATATGGTAGTGAATCATATTTAAGTGGGCTCAATTCTAAAGGGTCCATTCTAGAATGGCTAATTTAGCTTGataaacaaattatatatattaatagatattttgcagatttttttcttctgtttagATGAATTACTAAGTAAGGTGATAGAGTGGACCAAGTTAGCTTGATGTTGTGGCTCTGTGATAAGCATtcataatttttcctttttggattTAACAATAATGTCCTTATCTAAAAGCTCCACATCTTTAAAACTATCGAGGGTTTTTTGGTCAATCAAATTTTGCCTCAAGGAAttgtttagagagagagagagagatccggATCAAGAAATAAGGGTGCAACACGActaaaaaacaaacagaaatagATCATCTCTGGAAATTCAAATGCATTTGACTTGTGATCTGTGAAAAATGGTAAATTCTTACTTTCCTCTGCATCAGATCCTCAAGTCCTCTCTTTAAGCTTAAATACATCTCTGCTAAAGCAGGTTTCATGAAAAATTCCAAGTATCCTCCCAGCATTTTCAGGTGTCCATCCTATCAAAAGCCATTTATAGCATCAGTACCTTCCATCAATAATGTATATCCTGGAAGCAATAAGCATAACTGAAGTGAAAGAACTCACTAGACCACCCCTTGAAATGTTCCCACCAAATAAGAGCAGCACGGAATCAGAGACACCAGTTGAATCCCGAAGAAATACTGAATTAACTTTCACCTTTTCATTGAAAACTAGCCATGGATATGGAATTTTGGGTATTCCAGCATTCACAGAATTCTATTTGATACGGTTCAGAATTAATAACCATCAGTGCAATCAGAATTTTGATGAATCAGCATTCCCATTCAAAAGCACAATTGCATGTAAGAATGAAATAAGTAGCCAAAAGAGGAGAAGAAACTCACCGAGTACAAAAGTACTTGCCCATCCTCCATTGTTTTTAATGCTATTGACTTCTCTTTATTCTGTAGAAACAAAATTGTATCGACAAAAATGTCATCAGCAAgcttaaaagataaataaaatggtAAGTTTGGTACACGGGAATGATGACTACTTAAGAATAGGAATCAATATTACTAGGAATACAAGAAGCTGAAATAAAATGACCATCCATGTTCATTCGTTTGGTGACAAAACAGAAATGACCAAACATCCACattgaaattgaatcaaattaccTAAAATACCCTAGCTCTACAAATGattaacccaattttttttttttttttttttctttcatgggaacccaaaaattaaaaaaaaaaatagaaaacaattcATTCCCcatgggtggccgaccacccccaagcACCCCAAGGGGCTCCCGGGTTGGTCCAACCAGCCCCAGTGCAAATGTTATGGCGGCCGACTATCCCCAACAATCggaatgatttttcttttaatttttgggttccaaacaaaaaaaaaaaagttgagaaaaatGCTATTCCATTCCTAGGCAAATAGCTATTCCTCATTTTAGGGGATAGCTATTCCATGCGACTAATTATTCTAAATAAGAGAATGGCTATTCCATAGGAATAATCATTCCTTTCTTAGGTCCATCCTTGCGTACCAAATGTGACCTTAAGATAGCTGTTGGCCAGCCagattaattcatttaattagtaAAAAACTGGGTCGCTTATTCTATTTGCTCACTGAAACTTCATTTAACACGACAAAAAAAACCATACCGGAAgaaaagtaaagataatggaggCAGCAAGAATAATGAgtcaggaaaaaaaagagttttctGTAAACCAAAAGAAGTAACACAGAtgtatgtgtgtatgtgtgcatgtgtgtgtaCCTGTGAAAGAGAGACACAGACAAGAgtcaagaaaacaggaaaagGGAGGAGAGGGGGGGAGGACCGCAGAACTATGTTATGCCTTTAGGccccaaaaaagtaaaaattaggTATTGACCTTTACAAAGggtggtaatttttttttgattcttttgcCCCACACCCATAACCCACTTACCGACCCCCACCTGTGCCCCTccccaaagaaaaaataaaagcctctaaatttatattcatttatacCCTTTCACACTTTCTGATAGAGTACTTCGATCTCCAACTCATATGGTGGGGGGAGAACATGACTTACCACAACAGAACATATTCCAGGGTACAAGCCTGCACAGATGACTGCTCGGACAAGATGCTCATCATGGCTCCATCTATTGCAGTTTTCGGTGTTCTGATCAACTAGACCACTATCCTTAAGCAAACAAAAGAACTGCTTCCGAAGAGAGTCAATGGCTTTCAGAGTTTGAGCAGAAAGGAAATTTCTCCAACAATACTCGTAACCAGATTGATGTCTTTCAGCATCTTTCCAACCCTCATAAGCTCGGACAAGTGCAAGATGGTCACTGTAGTCACGGGCAGAGAATTGCGCTTTTGCTGACTCTGCAAGCTGcgaaaaaagtgaagaaaaaaaacaaaaggtgatTCCTCACTCCATTGTAGTTGAGAACCCATACTTgatattaattattagttaagATTTTAATTCTGCCTCACCATCAACCAGCGAAAGAAACCCAAAATAATTTGAGACTGGAACTCTGGTACAAGTGGTAAAAGTCGTTCTTGGCATTTACATGTAGGAAAACAACATAACTAGTACAGTGGCTTGTCCAAGTTTAAATtcttatgagaaatgctacacttttggaaagtatagcatttctcaattctTACATATGCTTTTTCTAACTTCTCTAACAGTAGTCATAACAAATTTATAACCTCAACAATCTCTATTCCTACACTTATACTCCAAACTTAAATGACCTACGGTATGCTTATAACGTCATACTTTAGCTTATCCTGAATATTCAGATCCTAAATTATCTCACATTTCAATCAAAAGATGTGTATACAGAATGGAAGAAATACATCAATAAAAACATGCTGACATGCAGAGAAGGTAAACATAAAAACGAGAATACATACTAAATCATATAAAATCATCAAAACATAGCATTAAACATAGTATGAAACTTACATCCTTCTTGTCGAATGGCATCAGGAAGGGATCTCTGGCACTAAGGCCAGCAACAACGGTCATAATTGGATCTAGGCAGTTGAAAAGAGCCCCAAATATGAGCATTTTCCCAAGCTTTGGCTCAACTGGAAGCGTTGACAAGTTGCGTCCTGCAAAGCAACCAGTCATGGTTCTGTGGATGTTAACAAACAGCACTACCATGAAATAGcttagaaacaaaaattttgtgTGCGCATGCGCGCGCGCGAGCGTGTAAGTTCTATACCTAGCACAGTCAGATTTTCATTCTCGTCCAAAGCCCCAATGATGTTCAAGTATTCCACAGCATTTTGAACCTACAAAATAAGCATGATTCAAAGAACTAACATACAGaatcacataaaataacaatgaCGATAGAAGCAGAAAAATACGGGCTCGTTATGAAAAGCATGTATTTTAATAGCATACAAAAAAGAAGTGAGAAAACTGGCAAAATACATTCCAGGACAGTAATGAATATGCAGAGACTGAGaaggaaattgaaattgaaatttacCGATAGAGGTTCCGGTGGCTGCAATGCCCTAGATAAGAATTGTGAAATACTTCCAAGTTGTAAACTTTTGATTTGTAAACATAACGACTGTAATGGTGTCCTTAGGAGTTCTGGCAATTGATAATCAGCAAAAGCATCGAATACACATCTGGGATAGAGATGGTAACACTCGCCAGGCTGAACTCGGCCAGCTCTTCCCCTCCTCTATAAAACAGAAGTGGAAAACTAATATCAGCAGTCCATTAAATGAATCAAATCTTGCAGTAAAAAGTAAACAGTGTCAAAGGAACTGTTAAACCTTACTTCAAAATTTTACTACTATATAACTAATACATTATACAATATTTATATTTGTGGCAGCAAGAATGTGGGTAATCCATACTTCAAAATCTACATTACGAGTTACAAGATTTGCGAATAAGTTTCAAGAACACCTTCATTTAGGTAAAGGGGATGACCTGATCCTAGGCTGACAATTACAGATCCAAATCCACTCACTTCCACTTGCTTGTTTGAAGCTAAATGAACTTCAGTGAAGTCTAAGGGGCTTTTAAAGCCCCTAGTTACTAGATACAACCACACCTGCCAACAAACAATGCAAGTAGAAGCTTTTCTAGAGGAAAAGGGACCGTAtctccatttttcatttttgattgTAAGCACATTTCATATGTCAGTCCAGCACAAATATATGTCCTTTAACTGAACCATGGTTTAAATTGCAGGTGTTATATAAATGTACAGGTCAAACTGAGCATGATAGGATCCGAACCAAACATTAAATAACTTCTTATTGAATAGGAAAAGAACACAAAATTTCT from Corylus avellana chromosome ca6, CavTom2PMs-1.0 includes the following:
- the LOC132184665 gene encoding T-complex protein 1 subunit delta, which gives rise to MASPSVSLPRVSSKTESYVDNKRKEDIRQANIVAARAVAEAVRTSLGPRGMDKMISTASGEVIITNDGATILNKMEVLQPAAKMLVELSKSQDSAAGDGTTTVVVIAGALLRHCLSLLSHGIHPTVISDSLHKAATKAVEVLSAMAVPVELSDRDSLVKSASTSLNSKVVSQYSTLLAPLAVDAVLSVVDPAKPDIVDLRDVKIVKKLGGTVDDTELVKGLVFDKKVSHASGGLTRVENAKIAVIQFQISPPKTDIEQSIVVSDYAQMDRILKEERQYILGMIKKIKATGCNVLLIQKSILRDAVTDLSLHYLAKAKILVVKDVERDEIEFITKTLNCLPIANIEHFRVEKLGYADLVEETTVGDGKIVKITGIKDMGRTTTVLVRGSNQLVLDEAERSLHDALCVVRCLVNKRFLIAGGGAPEIELSRQLGAWAKVLHGMEGYCVRSFAEALEVIPYTLAENAGLNPIAIVTELRNRHAQGEINAGINVRKGQITNILEENVVQPLLVSTSAITLATECVRMILKIDDIVTVR